The following are from one region of the Theropithecus gelada isolate Dixy chromosome 6, Tgel_1.0, whole genome shotgun sequence genome:
- the CETN3 gene encoding centrin-3 isoform X4, which yields MSLALRSELVVDKTKRKKRRELSEEQKQEIKDAFELFDTDKDEAIDYHELKVAMRALGFDVKKADVLKILKDYDREATGKITFEDFNEVVTDWILERDPHEEILKAFKLFDDDDSVLKNILLLPIWSRCLSLNRGFFSEVNQEEFIAIMTGDI from the exons ATGAGTTTAGCTCTGAG AAGTGAGCTTGTAGTAgacaaaacaaagaggaaaaaaagaagagaactgtctgaggaacagaaacaagaaattaaagatgCTTTTGAACTATTTGATACAGACAAAGATGAAGCAATAGATTATCATGAATTAAAG GTGGCAATGAGAGCCTTGGGGTTTGATGTAAAAAAAGCTGATGTACTGAAGATTCTTAAAGATTATGACAGAGAAGCCACAGGGAAAATCACCTTTGAAGATTTTAATGAAGTTG tgacagactggatattGGAAAGAGATCCCCATGAAGAAATACTCAAGGCATTTAAACtatttgatgatgatgattcaG TTCTTAAGAACATACTCTTGCTTCCTATTTGGTCTAGATGTCTCAGTCTAAATCGGGGGTTCTTCAGTGAAG TAAACCAAGAGGAGTTCATTGCTATTATGACTGGTGACATTTAA
- the CETN3 gene encoding centrin-3 isoform X1 — translation MSLALRSELVVDKTKRKKRRELSEEQKQEIKDAFELFDTDKDEAIDYHELKVAMRALGFDVKKADVLKILKDYDREATGKITFEDFNEVVTDWILERDPHEEILKAFKLFDDDDSGKISLRNLRRVARELGENMSDEELRAMIEEFDKDGDGEILKNILLLPIWSRCLSLNRGFFSEVNQEEFIAIMTGDI, via the exons ATGAGTTTAGCTCTGAG AAGTGAGCTTGTAGTAgacaaaacaaagaggaaaaaaagaagagaactgtctgaggaacagaaacaagaaattaaagatgCTTTTGAACTATTTGATACAGACAAAGATGAAGCAATAGATTATCATGAATTAAAG GTGGCAATGAGAGCCTTGGGGTTTGATGTAAAAAAAGCTGATGTACTGAAGATTCTTAAAGATTATGACAGAGAAGCCACAGGGAAAATCACCTTTGAAGATTTTAATGAAGTTG tgacagactggatattGGAAAGAGATCCCCATGAAGAAATACTCAAGGCATTTAAACtatttgatgatgatgattcaGGTAAAATAAGCTTGAGGAATTTGCGACGTGTTGCTAGAGAATTGGGTGAAAACATGAGTGATGAAGAGCTTCGAGCTATGATAGAAGAATTTGACAAAGATGGTGATGGAGAAA TTCTTAAGAACATACTCTTGCTTCCTATTTGGTCTAGATGTCTCAGTCTAAATCGGGGGTTCTTCAGTGAAG TAAACCAAGAGGAGTTCATTGCTATTATGACTGGTGACATTTAA
- the CETN3 gene encoding centrin-3 isoform X2 has product MSLALRSELVVDKTKRKKRRELSEEQKQEIKDAFELFDTDKDEAIDYHELKVAMRALGFDVKKADVLKILKDYDREATGKITFEDFNEVVTDWILERDPHEEILKAFKLFDDDDSGKISLRNLRRVARELGENMSDEELRAMIEEFDKDGDGEINQEEFIAIMTGDI; this is encoded by the exons ATGAGTTTAGCTCTGAG AAGTGAGCTTGTAGTAgacaaaacaaagaggaaaaaaagaagagaactgtctgaggaacagaaacaagaaattaaagatgCTTTTGAACTATTTGATACAGACAAAGATGAAGCAATAGATTATCATGAATTAAAG GTGGCAATGAGAGCCTTGGGGTTTGATGTAAAAAAAGCTGATGTACTGAAGATTCTTAAAGATTATGACAGAGAAGCCACAGGGAAAATCACCTTTGAAGATTTTAATGAAGTTG tgacagactggatattGGAAAGAGATCCCCATGAAGAAATACTCAAGGCATTTAAACtatttgatgatgatgattcaGGTAAAATAAGCTTGAGGAATTTGCGACGTGTTGCTAGAGAATTGGGTGAAAACATGAGTGATGAAGAGCTTCGAGCTATGATAGAAGAATTTGACAAAGATGGTGATGGAGAAA TAAACCAAGAGGAGTTCATTGCTATTATGACTGGTGACATTTAA
- the CETN3 gene encoding centrin-3 isoform X3: MSLALRSELVVDKTKRKKRRELSEEQKQEIKDAFELFDTDKDEAIDYHELKVAMRALGFDVKKADVLKILKDYDREATGKITFEDFNEVVTDWILERDPHEEILKAFKLFDDDDSGKISLRNLRRVARELGENMSDEELRAMIEEFDKDGDGESNKPRGVHCYYDW; the protein is encoded by the exons ATGAGTTTAGCTCTGAG AAGTGAGCTTGTAGTAgacaaaacaaagaggaaaaaaagaagagaactgtctgaggaacagaaacaagaaattaaagatgCTTTTGAACTATTTGATACAGACAAAGATGAAGCAATAGATTATCATGAATTAAAG GTGGCAATGAGAGCCTTGGGGTTTGATGTAAAAAAAGCTGATGTACTGAAGATTCTTAAAGATTATGACAGAGAAGCCACAGGGAAAATCACCTTTGAAGATTTTAATGAAGTTG tgacagactggatattGGAAAGAGATCCCCATGAAGAAATACTCAAGGCATTTAAACtatttgatgatgatgattcaGGTAAAATAAGCTTGAGGAATTTGCGACGTGTTGCTAGAGAATTGGGTGAAAACATGAGTGATGAAGAGCTTCGAGCTATGATAGAAGAATTTGACAAAGATGGTGATGGAGAAAGTAA TAAACCAAGAGGAGTTCATTGCTATTATGACTGGTGA